One Flavobacterium sp. 90 DNA segment encodes these proteins:
- a CDS encoding quinone-dependent dihydroorotate dehydrogenase, whose amino-acid sequence MYKLIIRPILFWFDPEEVHYFTFSFVKFISKIPGVSSIIRSIYEVKDSRLEREVFGIKFKNPVGLAAGFDKDAKLYKELSDFGFGFIEIGTVTPVGQEGNPKKRLFRLKEDQAIINRMGFNNGGVLEAVERLKKNSNVLIGGNIGKNKVTPNENAVDDYIICFDALFDHVDYFVVNVSSPNTPNLRALQDKEPLTALLQTLQNRNIEKQKTSTQKIKPILLKIAPDLTDEQLLDIIDIVKTTQIAGVIATNTTISRDGLQSENQSEMGGLSGKPLTKRSTEVIRFLSEKSNKAFPIIGVGGIHSADDAIEKLNAGASLVQLYTGFIYEGPALIKAINKKVLKNL is encoded by the coding sequence ATGTATAAATTGATAATTCGTCCGATACTTTTTTGGTTTGATCCAGAAGAAGTGCATTATTTTACTTTTTCATTTGTTAAATTCATTTCAAAAATCCCGGGAGTTTCGTCGATTATAAGATCAATTTATGAAGTAAAAGACAGTCGTTTAGAAAGAGAAGTTTTTGGAATTAAATTCAAAAATCCGGTTGGACTTGCTGCAGGATTTGATAAAGATGCCAAGTTGTACAAAGAACTTTCTGATTTTGGTTTTGGTTTTATCGAAATAGGAACAGTAACGCCAGTTGGTCAGGAAGGAAATCCTAAAAAACGTTTGTTTCGTTTAAAAGAAGATCAGGCAATTATTAACCGAATGGGTTTTAATAACGGTGGAGTTCTGGAAGCTGTAGAACGTTTAAAAAAGAATTCGAACGTTTTGATTGGTGGAAATATTGGAAAAAACAAAGTAACGCCAAACGAAAATGCGGTTGATGATTATATCATTTGTTTTGATGCTTTGTTTGATCATGTAGATTATTTTGTTGTGAATGTAAGTTCTCCAAATACGCCAAATCTTAGAGCTTTACAAGACAAAGAACCTTTAACAGCTTTATTGCAGACTTTGCAAAACAGAAACATTGAAAAGCAAAAAACGAGTACTCAAAAAATAAAACCAATACTTCTTAAAATTGCTCCGGATCTTACTGACGAGCAATTATTGGATATTATTGATATTGTAAAAACAACTCAAATTGCGGGTGTAATTGCGACCAATACAACAATTTCAAGAGACGGATTGCAGTCTGAAAACCAATCTGAAATGGGCGGATTATCAGGAAAACCATTAACAAAACGTTCAACTGAAGTAATTCGTTTTCTTTCGGAAAAAAGCAATAAAGCATTCCCAATTATTGGAGTAGGAGGAATACATTCTGCAGATGATGCGATCGAAAAACTAAATGCAGGAGCAAGTTTGGTACAATTATATACGGGATTTATCTACGAAGGTCCGGCTTTGATAAAAGCAATTAATAAAAAGGTTTTGAAGAATTTGTAA